A window of Fundulus heteroclitus isolate FHET01 chromosome 15, MU-UCD_Fhet_4.1, whole genome shotgun sequence contains these coding sequences:
- the LOC105929054 gene encoding solute carrier family 23 member 1, which translates to MDSVKESNGHDNLAFDMHEEVNDQLRTKADKSNRTDCVAEEDRNKPTYCVTDVPPWYLCIFLAFQHYLTAFGAIIAIPLILSEGLCLQHDTLTQSLLINSIFFVSGLCTILQVTFGIRLPILQGGTFALVTPAMAVLSTPEWKCPAWTQNASLVNTSSPVFIEEWQSRMRTLQGSIMVASVLQILVGFSGLIGFLMRFIGPLTIAPTVSLIGLSLYDSGGVKAGSHWGISALTAGLIILFSQYLRLIPIPVPSCSKTEKRKISKFYVFQTMPILLGIAVSWLVCYLLTISDVLPSDPTRYGHLARTDVKGNVVSQASWFTLPYPGMWGTPTVNLAAVVGILAGIICSMAESVGDYYACARLSGAPPPPKHAISRGIGVEGLGSLLAGAFGTGNGTTSFSENVAALGITKVASRTVILLSGFLMILMGMVGKIGAIFTTIPTPVIGGMFLIMFGVISAAGITNLQFTDMNSSRNIFVFGFSIFSALVIPNWIMKNPGVLETGVKEVDQVLNVLFTTHMFVGGFLGFFLDNTIPGTKRERGLLTWNTEHREDSRNALTPEDVYNLPFGITTCLQTRSWVRYVPFCPPTNHMTEDVVSQGQGTEQMTRV; encoded by the exons ATGGATTCAGTGAAGGAAAGCAATGGACATGACAACCTTGCATTTGAT ATGCATGAAGAAGTCAATGATCAACTCAGGACAAAGGCAGATAAATCCAACCGGACCGACTGTGTGGCAGAGGAGGACAGAAACAAACCAACCTATTGTGTGACCGATGTCCCTCCTTGGTACCTTTGTATTTTCCTGGCCTTTCAG CACTACCTGACAGCCTTCGGTGCGATCATCGCCATCCCCCTCATCCTCTCTGAGGGGTTATGTCTGCAGCATGATACCCTGACCCAGAGTCTTCTAATCAACTCCATATTCTTCGTTTCTGGCCTCTGCACCATTCTACAGGTTACCTTTGGCATCAG ACTTCCTATACTGCAGGGAGGTACTTTTGCCTTGGTGACCCCAGCCATGGCCGTTTTATCTACGCCAGAGTGGAAGTGCCCGGCTTGGACCCAGAATGCAAGTTTGGTCAACACCTCCTCCCCTGTTTTCATTGAAGAATGGCAGAGCCGCATGAGAACC CTGCAGGGCTCTATCATGGTGGCCTCTGTCCTCCAGATTCTTGTTGGTTTCTCTGGCCTCATAGGGTTCCTCATGCGCTTCATTGGCCCCTTAACCATCGCCCCCACCGTGTCTCTTATAGGCCTGTCTCTGTATGACTCCGGCGGGGTAAAGGCTGGCAGCCATTGGGGCATTTCTGCTTT GACTGCAGGGCTGATAATTCTCTTCTCTCAGTACCTTCGTCTCATACCAATTCCTGTTCCGTCATGCAGCAAAACCGAGAAAAGGAAAATCTCAAAGTTTTATGTCTTCCAAACCATGCCT ATTCTGCTGGGCATTGCTGTCTCGTGGCTAGTCTGTTACCTCCTCACCATATCTGATGTCCTGCCGTCTGATCCTACCCGATACGGTCACCTGGCCCGTACTGATGTGAAGGGAAATGTGGTGAGCCAGGCTTCCTGGTTCACACTGCCATACCCCG GCATGTGGGGGACTCCTACTGTAAACCTGGCTGCTGTGGTTGGGATTTTGGCTGGAATAATATGCTCCATGGCAGAGTCTGTGGGCGACTACTATGCCTGTGCCAGGTTGTCCGGGGCTCCTCCCCCTCCAAAGCATGCCATTAGTAGGGGCATCGGTGTTGAAGGGCTTGGCTCTTTACTGGCGGGAGCCTTTGGGACAGGCAATGGCACGACTTCTTTCAGTGAGAATGTGGCAGCTCTCGGTATCACCAAG GTGGCTAGTCGGACTGTGATTCTTCTAAGTGGATTCCTCATGATTTTGATGGGAATGGTGGGCAAAATTGGAGCCATCTTCACAACCATCCCCACTCCGGTAATTGGAGGGATGTTTCTGATCATGTTTGGTGTCATATCTGCCGCAGGAATTACCAATTTGCAG TTTACAGACATGAATTCTTCTCGGAACATCTTTGTGTTTGGCTTCTCCATTTTTTCTGCGCTTGTCATTCCGAACTGGATCATGAAGAACCCCGGGGTTCTAGAAACAG GTGTCAAAGAGGTGGACCAAGTTTTGAATGTATTGTTCACCACCCATATGTTTGTGGGAGGGTTCCTTGGCTTCTTCCTAGATAACACGATTCCTG GGACCAAGCGTGAACGTGGCCTCCTCACCTGGAACACAGAACATCGTGAAGACTCCAGGAACGCCTTGACACCAGAAGACGTTTATAATCTCCCGTTCGGAATAACTACTTGTCTTCAAACCCGGTCCTGGGTCCGTTACGTCCCCTTCTGCCCACCGACCAATCACATGACGGAGGATGTCGTGTCACAGGGTCAGGGGACTGAGCAAATGACAAGAGTTTGA